In Caballeronia sp. Lep1P3, a single genomic region encodes these proteins:
- the hmpA gene encoding NO-inducible flavohemoprotein, with translation MLSTGHRAIVKATVPLLESGGEALTRHFYALMLNEHPEVRPMFNQAHQASGAQQRALANGVLMYARHIDELEKLGGLVGQIINKHVALNIQPEHYPIVGSCLLRAIREVLGAEIATDAVIEAWAAAYGQLADLLIGLEEGIYSEREHAPGGWRGTRRFVVARKVAESDEITSFYLVPEDGGALLDFHPGQYIGLRAFIGGEELRRNYSLSAAPNGREYRISVKREKEGKVSNFLHDQVQERDTLDLYPPAGDFKLEHGDKPLVLISGGVGITPTLAMLNAALLATKRPIHFIHAARHGGVHAFRETIDDLAARHPQLKRFYCYENKRDGDGEAHGFGVVDETLLDKWLPKNRDVDAYFLGPKPFMKAMKKHLKALGVPEAQSRYEFFGPASALD, from the coding sequence ATGTTGTCAACCGGACACCGCGCCATCGTCAAAGCCACCGTTCCCCTGCTCGAGAGCGGCGGCGAGGCGCTTACCCGCCACTTTTACGCGCTGATGCTCAACGAACATCCGGAAGTGCGGCCGATGTTCAACCAGGCGCACCAGGCAAGCGGCGCGCAGCAGCGCGCGCTCGCCAACGGCGTGCTGATGTACGCGCGCCATATCGACGAACTCGAAAAGCTCGGCGGTCTCGTCGGGCAGATCATCAACAAGCACGTCGCGCTCAATATCCAGCCCGAGCATTATCCGATCGTCGGAAGCTGCCTGCTCAGGGCCATCCGCGAAGTGCTGGGCGCGGAGATCGCAACCGATGCCGTGATCGAGGCGTGGGCCGCCGCTTACGGGCAACTCGCCGATTTGCTGATCGGCCTCGAAGAAGGGATCTACAGCGAGCGCGAACACGCGCCCGGCGGATGGCGCGGCACGCGGCGCTTCGTCGTCGCGCGCAAGGTCGCGGAGAGCGATGAGATCACGTCGTTCTATCTCGTGCCCGAGGACGGCGGCGCCCTGCTCGACTTCCATCCCGGCCAGTACATCGGCTTGCGCGCGTTCATCGGCGGCGAGGAACTGCGTCGCAATTATTCGCTATCGGCCGCGCCGAACGGACGCGAATATCGCATCAGCGTGAAGCGCGAGAAGGAAGGCAAGGTGTCGAACTTCCTGCACGATCAGGTTCAGGAGCGCGACACGCTCGACCTGTATCCGCCCGCTGGCGACTTCAAGCTCGAACATGGCGACAAGCCGCTCGTGCTCATCAGCGGCGGCGTGGGCATTACGCCGACGCTCGCGATGCTAAACGCCGCGCTCCTGGCGACGAAGCGCCCGATTCACTTCATCCACGCGGCGCGGCACGGCGGCGTGCATGCGTTCCGCGAAACGATCGACGATCTCGCGGCGCGGCATCCGCAACTCAAGCGCTTCTACTGCTACGAGAACAAGCGCGACGGCGACGGCGAGGCGCACGGCTTCGGCGTCGTCGACGAAACGCTGCTCGACAAGTGGCTGCCGAAAAACCGCGATGTCGATGCGTATTTCCTCGGGCCGAAGCCGTTCATGAAGGCGATGAAGAAGCACCTCAAGGCGCTCGGCGTGCCCGAAGCGCAAAGCCGCTACGAGTTCTTCGGGCCGGCTTCGGCGCTGGATTGA
- a CDS encoding carboxymuconolactone decarboxylase family protein, which translates to MEPRLDFYKASPSAIKALLGVEERIGKSSLEKSLAELVRLRASQINGCAFCVDMHTADARKGGETDRRLATVVAWRETPFFTDRERAALEWTEALTLIAHDRVPDAVWQAVKPHFSDEEIVDLTLLVSAINSWNRFAIAFRKMPA; encoded by the coding sequence ATGGAACCCCGTCTCGATTTCTACAAGGCCAGCCCGTCCGCCATCAAGGCGCTGCTCGGCGTCGAAGAACGCATCGGCAAGTCGTCGCTCGAAAAATCGCTTGCGGAACTGGTGCGCTTGCGCGCATCGCAGATCAACGGCTGCGCGTTTTGCGTCGACATGCATACCGCCGACGCCCGCAAGGGCGGCGAAACCGATCGCCGGCTCGCGACAGTCGTGGCGTGGCGCGAGACGCCGTTTTTCACGGACCGCGAACGTGCCGCACTCGAATGGACCGAAGCGCTCACGCTCATCGCGCACGACCGCGTTCCCGACGCGGTGTGGCAAGCCGTGAAGCCCCATTTCAGCGACGAGGAGATCGTCGATCTGACGCTGCTCGTTTCCGCGATCAATAGCTGGAATCGTTTCGCGATCGCGTTTCGGAAGATGCCGGCTTGA
- a CDS encoding cupin domain-containing protein, whose translation MSMRRILVLTAALAFAAPGAFAHDDGAETVTPVMKQAVPEAAGKNVLIATVAYRPGQASEPHRHPGSIFAYVLQGHVVSQLEGSAARTYGPGESWYEPPGAHHIVSKNASSTEPAKLLVFAIVGEGEPVKLPIPAN comes from the coding sequence ATGAGCATGCGTCGGATTCTCGTACTGACGGCGGCGCTCGCATTCGCCGCGCCGGGCGCCTTCGCGCACGACGATGGCGCCGAGACCGTCACGCCCGTCATGAAGCAGGCCGTCCCGGAAGCCGCCGGCAAGAACGTGCTGATCGCAACCGTCGCTTATCGGCCGGGGCAGGCGTCGGAACCGCATCGGCATCCGGGGTCGATCTTCGCGTATGTGCTGCAAGGACACGTCGTTTCGCAGCTCGAAGGATCGGCGGCGAGGACGTATGGCCCCGGCGAGTCGTGGTATGAGCCGCCGGGCGCGCATCACATCGTGTCGAAGAATGCGAGCAGCACCGAGCCGGCGAAGCTGCTGGTGTTCGCGATCGTCGGCGAAGGCGAGCCGGTCAAGCTGCCGATTCCGGCCAACTAG
- a CDS encoding NnrS family protein → MKRAEPVYVAAPEKRDPGGLPKFAVSALFALGFRPLYLGGAAFGALALAVWLLVLNGVPVVGGYLLRADPVGWHAHEMVFGFAAAIVAGFLLTAVRAWTGQNTARGLPLAALVGTWLAARVLVWSGPALPAAIVDSAFLPLVALALLRVLVRASNRRNYFVVPLLLAFGALNAAFHGFSIADRPDLAIRCIEVAAGIVVTLVSVIGGRVIPMFTANAIPGFVARRWRVIELAAAPVTLAPFVADAVTPAGVLVAAVASLACAVHLARIIGWRSYAVRGRPILAILHVAYAWLPLGFALLALSALSAPRVPHTVAMHAFTAGVIGGAVIAMITRTARGHTGLRLAADRRDMACYALVMIAGALRVFGPMAAPSGYSIWIVGAGSCWTLAFAIYVTAYAPRLARPRADGKPG, encoded by the coding sequence ATGAAGCGTGCAGAACCAGTTTATGTTGCCGCGCCAGAGAAACGCGACCCGGGTGGTCTGCCGAAATTCGCCGTCTCCGCCCTCTTCGCGCTCGGCTTCCGGCCGCTGTATCTCGGCGGCGCGGCTTTCGGCGCGCTCGCATTGGCCGTCTGGCTGCTGGTTCTGAACGGCGTGCCGGTCGTCGGCGGCTATCTGCTGCGCGCCGATCCGGTCGGCTGGCACGCTCACGAAATGGTGTTCGGCTTCGCGGCGGCCATCGTCGCGGGCTTTCTGCTGACGGCGGTGCGCGCGTGGACCGGACAGAACACCGCTCGCGGCTTGCCGCTCGCCGCGCTCGTCGGAACCTGGCTCGCGGCACGCGTGCTCGTGTGGAGCGGACCGGCCCTGCCCGCCGCCATCGTCGATAGCGCGTTCCTGCCGCTCGTCGCGCTTGCGCTGTTGCGCGTGCTCGTCCGTGCCAGCAACCGGCGCAATTACTTCGTCGTGCCCTTGCTGCTTGCATTCGGCGCGCTGAATGCCGCGTTCCACGGCTTTAGCATCGCTGACAGGCCCGATCTCGCGATCCGCTGCATCGAAGTCGCGGCGGGCATCGTCGTGACGCTGGTGAGCGTGATCGGCGGGCGCGTGATCCCGATGTTCACCGCGAACGCGATCCCCGGCTTCGTCGCGCGGCGATGGCGCGTGATAGAACTCGCTGCCGCGCCGGTTACGCTGGCGCCGTTCGTCGCGGACGCGGTGACGCCCGCAGGCGTACTCGTCGCGGCGGTGGCGTCGCTCGCGTGCGCGGTGCATTTGGCGCGGATCATCGGCTGGCGCTCTTACGCGGTGCGCGGGCGGCCCATCCTTGCCATTCTTCATGTGGCATATGCATGGCTGCCGCTCGGTTTCGCGCTCCTGGCGCTGTCGGCGCTCAGCGCGCCGCGCGTGCCGCATACCGTGGCGATGCACGCGTTCACGGCGGGCGTCATCGGCGGCGCGGTCATCGCGATGATTACGCGCACCGCGCGCGGCCATACCGGATTGCGGCTCGCGGCGGATCGGCGTGACATGGCGTGCTATGCGCTCGTGATGATCGCGGGCGCGCTGCGCGTCTTCGGGCCGATGGCCGCGCCGTCCGGCTACTCGATATGGATCGTCGGCGCGGGATCGTGCTGGACGCTCGCCTTCGCGATCTACGTGACGGCGTATGCGCCGAGGCTCGCGAGGCCACGCGCGGACGGCAAGCCGGGCTGA
- a CDS encoding OprD family outer membrane porin — translation MSSPFCSASASPAPSAEIPNRPQHTRFLTRPGAHTLQFAFQQILGDQMFDYIHESGGDYRSNSLDVDYNQPHEKSVSLSYSINFKDYGVPGFKVTMWGAYGWGADGSAMANSGTANAGSYVVNGQPLHGSHHEFGVIPSYTVPDGKFKNTSIKFYYMHHQGSAYYPDGTSDVYRLMVNVPFNVF, via the coding sequence ATCAGTTCGCCATTCTGTTCGGCGAGCGCTTCACCAGCGCCATCAGCTGAGATTCCCAACCGGCCTCAGCACACAAGATTTCTGACACGTCCCGGCGCGCATACGCTGCAGTTCGCCTTCCAGCAGATTCTGGGCGACCAGATGTTCGACTACATCCACGAGTCGGGTGGCGACTATCGCTCGAATTCGCTCGACGTGGACTACAACCAGCCGCACGAGAAGTCCGTCAGCCTGTCGTATTCGATCAACTTCAAGGACTACGGCGTGCCGGGGTTCAAGGTCACGATGTGGGGCGCGTATGGCTGGGGCGCGGACGGCAGCGCGATGGCCAACAGCGGCACCGCGAACGCCGGCAGCTACGTGGTCAACGGCCAGCCCTTGCACGGCTCGCACCACGAATTCGGCGTCATCCCGAGCTACACCGTGCCGGACGGCAAGTTCAAGAACACGTCGATCAAGTTCTACTACATGCATCATCAGGGCAGCGCGTACTACCCGGACGGCACGAGCGACGTTTATCGCCTGATGGTCAACGTGCCCTTCAACGTGTTCTGA
- a CDS encoding IS256 family transposase codes for MTEAIVTKKSKNPKAPKLFPDELIDQLLAQVQGKDAEAVLGESGLAGQLKKQLAERMLAAELSHHLEAETEQGQSGNHRNGTSPKTVLTPNGELMLDIPRDRQATFEPQLVGKYQRRLPGFDDHVISMYARGMSVREIQGHLLELYGLQVSPDLISTVTDEVLAEVEQWQQRPLEAMYPIVYFDALRLKIRDEGTVRNKAVYLALGIRADGRKEVLGLWIEQTEGAKFWLKVFNELKNRGLHDILIAVVDGLRGFPEAIEAVYPAAQIQTCIVHLIRNSLNLASWKDRKPLAAAIKPIYQAATADAAAAALDAFAGSEWGRKFPTVAAMWQRQWEQVIPFFAYPPEVRRIVYTTNAIESMHMQLRKIVKNRGHFPSDEAASKLLYLALRNIEKDWKMPPITWRQAVNQFAILFGERFTSAIS; via the coding sequence ATGACCGAAGCAATCGTGACAAAGAAGAGTAAGAACCCGAAGGCACCGAAGCTGTTTCCCGATGAGCTGATCGACCAGTTGCTGGCCCAGGTGCAAGGCAAGGATGCTGAGGCGGTCCTGGGCGAATCAGGTTTGGCCGGCCAACTTAAGAAACAGCTGGCCGAGCGCATGCTTGCAGCCGAGTTGAGTCACCATCTGGAAGCCGAGACCGAGCAAGGCCAGTCCGGTAACCACCGCAACGGCACCAGCCCCAAGACGGTGCTCACGCCCAATGGCGAATTGATGCTGGATATTCCGCGCGACCGGCAAGCGACATTCGAGCCGCAATTGGTGGGCAAGTATCAACGCCGACTGCCGGGCTTCGATGACCACGTCATCAGCATGTATGCGCGCGGCATGAGCGTGCGCGAGATTCAGGGTCATTTGCTGGAGCTGTACGGGCTGCAGGTGTCGCCCGATCTGATTTCCACGGTCACCGACGAGGTGCTGGCCGAGGTCGAGCAGTGGCAGCAACGCCCGCTCGAGGCCATGTATCCGATCGTGTACTTTGACGCGCTGCGTCTGAAGATCCGCGACGAAGGCACGGTCAGGAACAAGGCGGTCTATCTGGCGCTGGGCATCCGCGCCGACGGTCGCAAGGAAGTGCTGGGCTTGTGGATCGAGCAAACCGAGGGCGCCAAGTTCTGGCTGAAGGTTTTCAACGAACTGAAGAACCGCGGCTTGCACGACATTCTGATCGCGGTGGTCGACGGCTTGCGCGGCTTCCCCGAAGCGATCGAGGCAGTCTATCCGGCCGCCCAGATCCAGACGTGCATCGTGCATCTGATCCGCAATTCGCTGAATCTGGCGAGCTGGAAGGACCGCAAGCCGCTGGCTGCCGCGATCAAGCCGATCTACCAGGCCGCCACCGCCGACGCGGCGGCAGCGGCACTCGACGCCTTTGCGGGCAGCGAGTGGGGCCGCAAATTCCCTACCGTCGCGGCGATGTGGCAGCGCCAATGGGAGCAGGTGATCCCCTTTTTCGCCTATCCGCCCGAGGTGCGTCGAATCGTATACACGACGAACGCGATCGAAAGCATGCACATGCAGTTGCGCAAGATCGTCAAGAATCGCGGCCACTTCCCAAGCGACGAAGCCGCCAGCAAACTGCTCTATCTGGCCTTGCGTAACATCGAGAAGGACTGGAAGATGCCGCCTATCACCTGGCGACAAGCAGTGAATCAGTTCGCCATTCTGTTCGGCGAGCGCTTCACCAGCGCCATCAGCTGA
- a CDS encoding OprD family outer membrane porin, with protein sequence MKKQKLSVALSILLFSGCMAAHVAAFGQEADTEPPSRHTEAVPSSPPNTEADAPVSSQAKSKGFIEDSHLNLLGRSFTEHDEFKGAGKKDAWVLGAQAVFESGYTKGLIGVGADVSLFGAFKLNGGNGATNRVHVGTDGGGSNQLAWAYPGVWDVKARASNTVLKYGQQLFDNPFLIAHDNRALPPTFRGFSLVSDEIRNLTLKAGTVDAAMARGMTTVTGLKTEYGGKHVSQFTYVGGDWTHGDDTAVSLYGSVATNVYQQYYLTATQSIGDAKAVRWTGSLNYYYTGAIGDKRQGPIDNNAYSLALAGTHGARACQIFCVPRS encoded by the coding sequence ATGAAAAAACAAAAACTGTCAGTCGCGCTTTCTATTTTGCTTTTCAGCGGTTGCATGGCGGCGCACGTCGCCGCATTCGGTCAGGAAGCCGATACCGAGCCGCCCTCGCGCCATACCGAAGCCGTGCCGAGTTCGCCGCCCAATACCGAAGCGGACGCGCCGGTGAGCAGTCAGGCGAAGTCGAAGGGCTTCATCGAGGATTCGCATTTGAATCTGCTGGGCCGGTCCTTCACCGAGCATGACGAATTCAAGGGCGCGGGCAAGAAAGACGCGTGGGTGCTCGGCGCACAAGCCGTGTTCGAATCCGGTTACACGAAAGGATTGATCGGAGTAGGCGCGGACGTTTCGCTCTTCGGCGCGTTCAAGCTGAACGGCGGCAACGGCGCGACGAATCGCGTGCACGTCGGTACGGACGGCGGCGGCTCGAATCAGCTCGCGTGGGCGTATCCGGGCGTATGGGACGTGAAGGCGCGCGCATCGAATACGGTGCTCAAGTACGGCCAGCAACTCTTCGACAACCCGTTCCTCATCGCCCACGACAACCGCGCGCTGCCGCCGACGTTTCGCGGCTTCTCGCTCGTGAGCGACGAGATCAGGAACCTGACGCTGAAAGCCGGCACCGTGGACGCCGCGATGGCGCGCGGCATGACGACCGTCACCGGCCTGAAGACGGAATACGGTGGCAAGCACGTTTCGCAGTTCACGTATGTCGGCGGCGACTGGACGCACGGAGACGACACGGCGGTATCGCTCTACGGCAGCGTTGCGACCAACGTGTATCAGCAGTACTACCTCACCGCGACGCAGAGCATCGGCGACGCGAAGGCGGTGCGCTGGACCGGCTCGCTGAACTACTACTACACGGGCGCAATCGGCGACAAACGCCAAGGTCCGATCGACAACAACGCATACAGCCTCGCGCTCGCCGGAACGCACGGCGCGCGAGCCTGTCAGATTTTCTGTGTGCCGAGGTCATGA